One Candidatus Krumholzibacteriota bacterium DNA window includes the following coding sequences:
- a CDS encoding aminoacyl-tRNA hydrolase translates to MSAISLVCGLGNPGDEYRLTRHNLGFMVLDRLAERRRLEWRRAPGPALETAVRMGGRIVRLLKPQTMMNLSGRALASLGGADHRSILVVCDDINLPLGLVRFRLRGGSGGHRGLESIVGALGDENWPRLRLGVGSPPSADRWSDWVLEPFPAEDEPAVDRMIDEAVAGLELAVRRGLDAAMQAHNRRAGEAADGENPA, encoded by the coding sequence ATGTCGGCGATCTCGCTCGTCTGCGGTCTCGGTAACCCGGGAGACGAATACCGCCTCACGAGGCACAATCTCGGTTTCATGGTGCTCGATCGCCTCGCCGAGCGGCGCCGCCTCGAGTGGCGGCGGGCGCCGGGGCCGGCGCTCGAGACGGCCGTCCGGATGGGCGGCCGCATCGTGCGCCTCCTCAAGCCCCAGACCATGATGAACCTCTCCGGGCGGGCCCTCGCCTCCCTGGGCGGCGCCGACCACCGCTCGATCCTCGTCGTCTGCGACGACATCAATCTCCCGCTCGGTCTCGTCCGTTTCCGTCTCCGCGGCGGCAGCGGGGGGCACCGCGGGCTCGAATCGATCGTCGGGGCGCTCGGCGACGAGAACTGGCCGCGGCTCCGTCTCGGCGTCGGCTCGCCGCCGTCGGCGGACCGGTGGAGCGACTGGGTGCTCGAGCCCTTTCCCGCCGAGGACGAGCCGGCAGTCGACCGGATGATCGACGAGGCGGTCGCCGGCCTGGAACTGGCCGTGCGGCGCGGCCTCGATGCGGCGATGCAGGCACACAACCGCCGCGCCGGCGAAGCGGCGGACGGGGAAAACCC
- a CDS encoding 50S ribosomal protein L25 → MQEIVLKARVREAGGTKAAQQLRGGGEVPAVLYGHDKESVPMAVSAGDLSHVLHHAKSEHIILTLEVDGLDESGTMTLIREVQHHPVSGEICHVDFQRIAFGEMVKVGVPVRLVGTAIGVKEFGGILDHGIREVMVKTIPRSIPEAIEVDISDLMIGQSIHVGDVVAAYGDLEFLDDESVTLAHVSPPKKRELTPEEEEAEAAAAAVEAAAEEGAEESGGGE, encoded by the coding sequence ATGCAGGAGATCGTATTGAAGGCCCGCGTCCGCGAGGCGGGGGGCACGAAGGCGGCGCAGCAACTTCGCGGCGGGGGAGAGGTGCCGGCGGTCCTGTACGGGCACGACAAGGAATCCGTGCCGATGGCTGTCTCCGCCGGCGATCTGTCGCATGTCCTGCATCACGCCAAGAGCGAGCACATCATTCTCACCCTCGAGGTGGACGGTCTCGACGAATCGGGCACGATGACCTTGATCCGCGAGGTCCAGCATCATCCCGTCTCCGGCGAGATCTGCCACGTCGACTTCCAGCGGATCGCCTTCGGCGAGATGGTGAAGGTCGGCGTGCCGGTGCGGCTCGTCGGAACGGCCATCGGCGTGAAGGAGTTCGGCGGCATCCTCGATCACGGCATCCGCGAGGTGATGGTGAAGACCATTCCCCGCTCGATCCCCGAGGCGATCGAGGTGGACATCTCCGATCTGATGATCGGGCAGTCGATTCACGTGGGCGACGTCGTCGCCGCCTACGGGGACCTCGAATTCCTCGACGACGAATCGGTGACCCTGGCCCACGTCTCTCCGCCGAAGAAGCGCGAGCTCACGCCCGAGGAGGAGGAGGCCGAAGCGGCCGCCGCCGCCGTCGAGGCAGCGGCGGAAGAGGGCGCCGAGGAGTCCGGCGGCGGGGAGTGA